A window of Nodularia sp. LEGE 06071 contains these coding sequences:
- a CDS encoding ABC transporter ATP-binding protein, which yields MGEEIAVSLKNVSKCFQRYAHPVDRLKEILLPGKSISEQFWALRDIDLVIPKGETVGIIGRNGCGKSTLLQIIAGTLTPTTGEVKVKGRVSALLELGSGFNPEFTGRQNVFFNGRLLGLSQQEIADKFDEIAGFADIGDFINQPVKTYSSGMFVRLAFAVAVNVNPEILIVDEALAVGDVVFQHRCMRRMRDLMDSGVTTLFVSHDSGAIKNLCNSAVMIHDGQIHTSGLPNAVIIEYLRLVTDLELNLAPKELDNQFPQPTDDINLVNNQSLESLGVDILSVKESSGKLKRRGSGKARIEKIRLLNQLGEDAGESPIFEFNEEVTLVIQVRAYVAIKSCIIGFFVCDKNGNELIGSNTLEENIKIDNLETEEKLEISFKFKIPLRPNSYSVTVAGAENYEAVTFDWIDNAIVFQVLPPHTGKRIHALIDQPMMVELKRNLLQIIAIAN from the coding sequence ATGGGAGAAGAAATTGCAGTTTCTCTCAAAAATGTATCAAAGTGCTTTCAGCGATATGCTCATCCAGTAGATCGCTTAAAAGAGATTTTATTACCTGGTAAAAGTATTTCTGAACAATTTTGGGCGCTGAGAGATATTGATTTAGTAATTCCTAAAGGAGAAACAGTAGGCATTATTGGGCGCAATGGCTGTGGTAAAAGTACACTATTGCAAATTATCGCGGGAACCTTAACACCCACAACGGGTGAAGTAAAAGTCAAGGGTCGAGTCTCTGCATTGTTAGAACTGGGAAGTGGTTTTAACCCAGAGTTTACAGGACGGCAAAATGTATTTTTTAATGGGCGCTTATTAGGGTTAAGTCAACAAGAAATTGCCGACAAATTTGATGAAATTGCTGGATTTGCAGATATCGGAGACTTTATCAATCAACCAGTAAAAACATACTCAAGCGGTATGTTTGTTCGTTTAGCCTTTGCTGTAGCTGTGAACGTCAATCCAGAAATTCTCATTGTTGATGAAGCACTGGCTGTCGGTGATGTTGTGTTTCAACATAGATGTATGCGGCGGATGCGAGATTTAATGGATTCTGGAGTCACAACTTTATTTGTCTCTCACGATTCCGGAGCTATCAAAAATTTGTGTAATTCAGCAGTCATGATTCATGATGGGCAAATACACACTTCAGGTTTGCCCAATGCAGTCATAATTGAATATTTGAGACTGGTTACTGATTTAGAATTGAATTTAGCGCCGAAAGAGTTAGATAATCAATTTCCCCAGCCAACAGATGACATTAATCTTGTCAACAATCAATCATTAGAATCACTCGGTGTTGACATCCTATCAGTTAAGGAATCTTCGGGAAAACTCAAACGCCGGGGAAGTGGTAAGGCTCGGATTGAAAAAATCAGATTATTGAACCAGTTAGGAGAAGACGCTGGAGAAAGCCCTATTTTTGAATTTAATGAAGAAGTTACTTTAGTTATTCAAGTCAGAGCTTATGTTGCTATTAAGAGTTGTATCATTGGGTTTTTCGTATGCGACAAAAACGGCAACGAATTGATCGGAAGTAATACCTTGGAAGAAAATATTAAAATTGATAACTTAGAGACTGAAGAAAAATTAGAAATTAGCTTTAAATTCAAAATACCTTTAAGACCAAACTCTTACAGTGTAACGGTTGCTGGAGCCGAAAACTATGAAGCTGTCACTTTTGATTGGATTGATAATGCAATAGTTTTTCAGGTTTTACCTCCACACACAGGAAAGCGTATTCATGCTTTAATCGACCAGCCAATGATGGTTGAACTTAAAAGAAATCTGTTGCAAATAATAGCTATAGCAAATTAA
- a CDS encoding class I SAM-dependent methyltransferase — translation MHKDWSKDYPSPEGLTEEALDENSSLKKMLDFIGSGKRVVDFGCATGYFANLLQQKGCIVTGIEINPDAAKVAEKYCQNVIVADLDFVSITEILANQKFDVAIFGDILEHLRNPWKVLEETKSILKEHGFVVASIPNIAHGAIRLALLEGKFDYRKLGILDDTHLRFFTRETTEKLLKTSGYFLDQIGRTKLPVFSDSDLVPKLNENDFSKDLIECLQEDQDIDTLQFIVRAFPLFQEGEHSLLNTRYHQVLVERDLIQSQLQKTQAEFERSQSQLHQTQAEFEQSQSQLQTIEAEFERSQSQLQKIEAEFERSQSQLQKTEAKLEEIRWRSQHMQTEIEVGLQPSIEEVETLRLQLQNTLTEFERSQHIITAMESSKFWKIREIWFKFKTIWTGVNH, via the coding sequence ATGCATAAAGATTGGTCAAAAGATTATCCATCCCCTGAAGGGCTGACAGAAGAAGCTCTAGATGAGAATAGCAGTCTCAAAAAAATGCTGGACTTTATTGGCTCAGGTAAAAGAGTAGTTGACTTTGGCTGTGCAACAGGTTACTTCGCAAATTTACTTCAACAAAAAGGTTGTATAGTCACAGGAATAGAAATCAATCCAGATGCAGCAAAAGTAGCTGAAAAATACTGTCAAAACGTCATAGTAGCCGATCTTGATTTTGTATCTATTACAGAAATTTTAGCTAATCAGAAGTTTGATGTGGCGATATTTGGCGATATTCTGGAACATCTCCGCAACCCGTGGAAAGTTTTAGAAGAAACCAAAAGTATTTTAAAAGAGCATGGCTTTGTAGTAGCGTCTATTCCCAATATCGCTCACGGAGCAATTCGTTTAGCATTACTTGAAGGCAAATTTGACTATAGGAAGTTAGGAATATTAGATGATACACATTTGCGGTTTTTTACTCGTGAAACAACTGAAAAATTGTTAAAAACATCTGGATATTTTCTTGATCAAATAGGCCGTACAAAATTACCAGTATTTTCTGATTCTGATTTAGTCCCAAAACTTAATGAAAATGACTTTAGCAAAGACCTTATAGAATGCCTCCAAGAAGATCAAGATATTGATACTCTACAATTTATAGTCCGAGCATTTCCTTTATTTCAAGAGGGTGAGCATAGTTTACTGAATACCAGATATCACCAGGTATTAGTCGAACGTGATCTCATACAATCGCAACTACAAAAAACACAGGCTGAATTTGAGCGATCGCAATCTCAATTACATCAAACACAGGCTGAATTTGAGCAATCGCAATCTCAATTGCAAACGATAGAGGCGGAATTTGAACGATCGCAATCTCAATTGCAAAAGATTGAGGCGGAATTTGAGCGATCGCAATCTCAATTGCAAAAGACAGAGGCTAAATTAGAGGAAATTCGTTGGCGATCGCAACATATGCAAACAGAAATAGAAGTTGGTTTACAACCGTCTATAGAAGAAGTAGAAACATTGAGATTACAACTCCAAAATACTCTGACAGAATTTGAGCGATCGCAGCATATAATCACAGCAATGGAAAGTAGTAAATTTTGGAAAATTAGAGAAATTTGGTTCAAATTCAAAACAATATGGACTGGAGTTAATCATTAA